A window of Oncorhynchus tshawytscha isolate Ot180627B linkage group LG10, Otsh_v2.0, whole genome shotgun sequence contains these coding sequences:
- the LOC112259859 gene encoding copper chaperone for superoxide dismutase isoform X2 produces MTCDSCAEKVRAALEGKPGVQSVKIDVAKEEVLVESALTSHEVQDLIESTGRRAVLKGIGGTELDLGAAVAMMGGSGPVQGVVRFLQLSEERCLIDGTIDGLEPGTHGLHVHTLGDLTQDCQSCGEHYNPYGRQHGAPQDPDRHVGDLGNIVAGPDGRASFRLEDPELKVWDVIGRSLVVDAGEDDLGRGAHPLSKLTGNSGQRLACGIIARAAGLFQNAKQICACDGVTLWEERDRPLAGTGRRKTTTETPAAHL; encoded by the exons ATGACATGTGACAGTTGTGCAGAGAAAGTCAGAGCTGCACTGGAAGGAAAACCAG GAGTGCAGTCAGTGAAGATAGATGTGGCGAAGGAGGAGGTTCTGGTGGAGTCTGCTCTGACGTCCCATGAGGTGCAGGATCTCATAGAGAGCACTGGGCGCAGGGCAGTACTAAAGGGCATCGGAGGAACAGAATTAG ACCTGGGTGCAGCGGTGGCCATGATGGGCGGTAgtggtcctgtccagggggtggtGAGGTTCCTCCAGCTGTCTGAGGAGCGCTGTCTGATTGACGGGACCATTGATGGTCTGGAACCTGGCACCCACGGACTCCACGTCCACACGTTGGGAGACCTCACACAGGACTGCCAGAG CTGTGGAGAACACTATAACCCCTATGGGAGACAACATGGTGCCCCACAGGACCCAGACAGG CATGTAGGTGATCTGGGGAATATTGTGGCCGGACCAGATGGTCGAGCCTCATTCAGACTAGAGGACCCTGAGctgaag GTGTGGGACGTGATTGGTCGGTCTCTGGTGGTGGATGCTGGGGAGGATGACCTGGGAAGGGGGGCTCACCCCCTCTCCAAACTAACTGGGAACTCCGGCCAGAG GCTGGCCTGTGGGATCATCGCTCGCGCCGCTGGCCTGTTCCAGAACGCCAAGCAGATCTGTGCGTGTGACGGGGTTACTCtctgggaggagagggacagaccaCTGGCCGGGACGGGTCGCCGCAAGACCACTACAGAGACACCTGCTGCTCACCTGTGA